The genomic window AGTTCTTTTTTAAGTTGCGGATCAGGTGTTTTTTCCAATTTAAGTAATTTTTCATAGTAATAGGCTACTTTTTTAAGATTTCCCTTTTCCTTATATTTTTCTGCAGCTATTTTTGAGAGCTCCTTTATTTTGGCAACTAATCTGGTTTTGAGTGCTTTTATATCTTTTTCATTTTTGAAAGGGCTGTTATCTATAGTTTTAATGGCATCTTCATAGATAGAAATATTATTTTCTATATCTGATATGGAGTTAAAAAACTTAGCAGTTTTCAGATATATCTCTATTTTTTGCTTTAATCTTCTTTTTTCCTTCAAGAGCTGTTCAAGCTTCTTTTCATTAATCCACTTGCCCTGATAGTATATATAACCTTGGGCAACTTTTTGCATAATAGGATCTTGGGAAAGTTTATTTTTTAGTTTGTTTATCTCATCATGTTTAAAAATTTTGAGGATTATCAATTGGTCGTATCTTTTTAAAGCTCTGTCAAACAGTGATTTAGCCTTTTTATATTCCTTTTTTTGATAAGCAACTTCTCCTTGTTTTTCAAGGTCTTTTGCCAGTTCATATAATTCCTTTTCCTGCAGTATATAAACCCCAAAATAAATTAAAACTGCTGAAAATAAAAGAATAAGTAGTAGTTTTATCTTCCCCCTTATAAAATTCACTGTTTAACCTCTTCAAACTTTTTCTGATATATTTTTAAATATTTATTTTTCTGCTCCATAAATCTCTTAATTATAGGAGAAAGTTCTGATAGAATTTTTTTATCTTTCTCTTTTACTTCCATTGCTGTTGAAATTTCCTTACTTAAAGAGGCTTTTTTACCTAAAAAGCTGTAAAAATCATCAATATTAATTCTGATTAATGCTTTGAGATTTTCTATAATTCTAAGATATGCGTATGTTCTTCCGTTACGCCTTGTTTCATAATAGCTGAAATTTTCCCTAACCTCTTTTATTACATATCTATTTTTTTTCATATCACTAATTAACTGACCAAATGCATTATCAAGCTCCTGAAAATATTCAAGTATATAATCTTTATTTGTAAAAAATAACCAAGAACTTTTTATACCTTTAAGAGTTTTAATATACTCCTCCAACATCTTCTTGGTGACTTCAAATCTATGTATTATCTCTTCATCAAGGAGATTTTTCATATCTTTTGTTAGATAGTTAAGCAATTGGTCTGTATGTTCCAGTATGGCAAATATTTTTGAATCATTATTAATGAAAATATCTATAACATCAGTATCACCGGCTTTCATAGCCCAGTAAAGAAAATATAAGAAGTCCTTATGGAAGTTTACATAATTTGATAGATATAATCTTTCAAGGATTTTTGCTGATTTTATATCTCCTGTTTTATTGTAAGACAAAGAACAGTATTTGATTGTTTTTAGTTTATATTCATTTTGAAAGTTTCTTATATAATCTTCTTTCAGATATTCTTCTTGATATTTTTTGTAATATTTTTCACATAAAACCGGCAGAATATTAGGGTCTTTTTTCTTTTCGTAGAGTATTTCTAATTCATCGGTATCAAGGTTTTTGTAATCAATACAAGAGTTTAGAATCATAAAGATACTTATTAGGAAAAATACAATAAATTTTTTCACTTCCCTACCCCTTATTAGAGGAACTATTTATAAATATATTATTCATTATTTATATTGTAAACATTTTATCCAAATTTATTTTTGATTAGCTCTTTTAATTTTTGTTGTTTTTTCTTTACAAATTTTAAGATAAAGGCTTCGTCTGAAGGTTTTATATTTTTGAATTTTATACCATAACAAACCGTATTTTTTCTTTCTACTATATTAACAACCTGCCCATTTATTTTAAGCTTCTTTCCATCAAGTTCAAAATCTATTTCAAGTTCAGTTCCCACTCCAATTCCTGTAGTTTTTCTTTTATCCTGAGGTATACAAATTCGTATTCCTCCAGCACTAATATCTCGACCTTCTGCTGTTATTATTTGGGGTTTCACTTCAGACAATATTTTGGTTCGGACAGGTATATCTATCTCAACTCTGGCATATTGCCTTCTTTGAGTTCTTTTCATATCAATATGATGTGGAATTTGAAGTATTACTTTGCCCCCTTCTTTGACAATATCTGAAACTTCACCTTCAAGAGTGTATATGGCATCGTCCCTTCTTAAAAATATAATCTTTACTCTTTTGCCTTTTAAATCTGGAGGGGAAACAACATCAACTAAAAGCCAATACATATATTTTTCATCTTTATCGTATAAAGAAACTGGAAATGTTTGGTTCTGGTAATTTAGTCTTCCCCCTTGAAACAGTTCAATATCCTTTGTGGATGTTAGGGGTACAAATGGAGGAATATAATCAAATCCTAATTTTTTACGACTTTCTTTTATTAACTCTTCATCGTAGTTTTGATTTTCGTTCACATACTGGTCTATTACTTTTTCAAAAGATGCTTTTACTTCAAGTGACAAAAAAGGGTCTCTATTAAGTTTCTTTGAGTATTTCCATAAGATATCTATTATCCTATCAGACAGTCCTTTTTCTTTTGCGTTTTTATAAAAAAATTTTTTTAAAAATCGGGCTTTTATTGTTTTTCTGAAATAGATGATTGCTATAAAAACAAGGACTAAAAAAAGAATTATGAAAATTAAGAGTAGAATTTCTGTTAATTGCGTATTAGTTGCTGACTTAAAAGATTCAAGTGCTTTTAGTCTTTCGTCCAATTATTGACCTGATAAAAAGGGGGCTTTTGCCCCCTTTTTTGATTAAATATCGTAATATAATTCGAATTCTTTAGGATGTGGAACAAGTCTAATAGCATCAACTTCTTCTTGTTTGGTTTCAATCCACATGTTGATAAAGTCTTCGTCCATAACTCCGCCTTTTGTGAGGAATTCCATATCCTCTTTGAGAGCGTCAATTGCTTCTTGGAGAGAAGCTGGAGTTGATGGAACATTAGCAAGTTCTTCCGGTGGGAGAGAGTAGATATCTTTGTCTAATGGTTCTCCTGGATGGATTTTGTTTTCAATACCGTCAATTGCAGCCATTAACAGAGCTGTAAATGCAAGATATGGGTTAGAGGATGCATCTGGGAATCTTACTTCTATTCTTTTAGCTTTTGGAGAAGCTGAACCCATTGGTATTCTTATAGCTGCAGACCTGTTTCTTGCAGAGTAAGCAAGTTTTACTGGAGCTTCAAATCCTGGAACAAGTCTGTGGTAAGAGTTAGTTGTTGGGTTTGTAAATGCCGCAATAGCTTTTCCGTGTTTGATAATTCCACCGATTGCATAAAGTGCTATTTCAGAAAGACCTGCATACTGGTCTCCTGCAAATTGGTTTTCACCGTTTTTCCATATTGAGAAGTGTGTGTGCATTCCTGAACCGTTATCACCGGCAATTGGTTTTGGAAGGAATGTTACAAATTTTCCGTGTCTGTATCCAACATTTCTGAGAACATATTTGTATTTGAGAACGTTGTCTCCAGTTGTTACGAGGTCAGAGAATCTGAAGTTAATCTCACCTTGTCCTGCTGTTCCAACCTCATGGTGTTCTCTTTCTACTGTAATCCCAACTTCTTCAAGTGTTTTTACCATATCCCTTCTGATTTCTGCCATCTTGTCTAATGGTGGAACAGGGAAATATCCTCTCTTGTAAGGTGTTTTGTATCCAAGGTTAGGCATTTCTTCTCTACCTGTATTCCACCAACCTTCAATAGAATCTACTTCATAGTAAGAGTGGTTTGGTCCATTGCTGAACTTGATGTCATCAAAGATAAAGAATTCTGCTTCAGGTCCAAAGTAAGCAACATCTCCAATTCCTGTAGATTTGAGGAATTCAATAGCTTTTTTAGCTATTTGTCTTGGGTCTCTGCTGTAAGGCTCTCTTGTAATAGGGTCAACAACATCACATACCAGTGAGATATTAGGGTCGTCTATAAATGGGTCAATAAATGCAGATTTTGGGTCAGGTATAAGGAGCATGTCTGATTCCTGAATACCTTTCCATCCTCTAATTGAAGAACCATCAAATGGAATTCCTTCTTCAAAGCTTTCAGCTGAAAATTCATGGGCAGGAATTGTTAAGTGTTGCCATTGCCCAAATGGGTCTGAGAATTTCAGGTCAATAAAGACAACTCCTTTTTCTGAAATTACTCTTAAAACATCGTCCGGTGTTTGACACTGTATCATTGCCATGAAAAATACCTCCAAAAAGTTTTTATTTTCTATTAAATAGCCTCAGGGCCTCTTTCTCCTGTTCTTATTCTTATAACATCCTCAACAGGAATAACAAATATTTTTCCGTCTCCAATCCTTCCAGTTCTTGCTGCATTTGCTATTGTTTCAACTACCTTTTCTACCATTTCATCATCCACAACTATTTCTATTTTCAACTTAGGGAGAAAATCTATTACATATTCTGCTCCTCTATAAAGCTCTGTATGACCCTTCTGTCTTCCAAAACCTTTAGCCTCAGTAACAGTCATACCATATACACCGATTTCTGTAAGGGCATCTTTAACCTCATCCAGCTTAAAAGGTTTGATGATTGCTTCTACCTTTTTCATTTCTACCTCCGTTTATGTTTTAAAGCAAAATCTTTGCCAATTTATAAAGGTTTATTTTTAGCTAAATACCATATTTACAGCATATTTTTTATGCATATCAATGCACATTATTTAAGCATTCAGGTCAAAAACTATCACTTTTATTTCTGTATAATCTTCAATTGCAAATCTTGGCCCTTCTCTACCTATTCCGCTTCCTTTTACTCCACCGTAAGGCATATTATCCGCCCTAAATGTCGGAATATCATTTATTATCACACCACCCACCTGTGCACCTTCTATAAATTTCCAGGCATTTTTTATGTTGTTTGTAAATACACCAACCTGAAGACCGTAGTTTGATTTGTTTACCAGTGCTAATGCCTCATCCATATTCTTAAATTTCTTAACTGTTACAACTGGAGCAAATGCCTCTTCATAAAACAGTTTTGATTCTTCAGGAACATCAACAACAACTGTAGGCTGAAAAACAGTTTTTTCTTCAGAACAGGCTATTCCTCCCCTTTCTACCTTTGCACCTTTTTCTACTGCTTCTTGTATCCATGATTGTATTCTGTTTACTTCATCAACTGTAATTACCGGACCTACGTCTGTTTCTTCATCCATTGGGTCCCCAAATTTAAGTTTTGAAACTTCCTGTTTTAAAAGTTTATAAAATCTATCTGCAACTTTTTCATGGACAAGTATTCTTTGAACAGAGATACACACTTGACCGGCAACTGCAAATCCACCTGCAACAGCTTTTTTAGCTGCAATCTCAAGATTAGCATCCTCATCAACCACTACAGCAGAGTTAGAGCCAAGCTCCATAACAATTTTTTTCAGTCCAGCCTGTTTTGCGATAATTTCTCCTACTTTAAGGGAGCCTGTGAAAGAAACCACCCTTACATCTGGATGAGTTGTCATTGCTTGTCCAACATCTGCAAAACCCGGGATAATTGAAACTGCTTCTTCAGGAACACCGGCTTCTAAAAATAGTTCACAAAGCATTGTTGGAGAAAGCGGTGTTCTTTCGCTTGGCTTTAAAATAAATGGACAACCTGCCGCTATGGAAGGAGCTATTTTATGGGCTGTAAGGTTGAGGGGAAAATTAAAAGGAGTTATTGCAGCAACAATACCTGCCGGTTCCCTAAAATAAAAGCCTTTTTTACCTTTACCGTTTGGGGAGGCGTCTATATGAACATACTCCCCAGGTATTCTTTTTGCCTCTTCAGCTGACAGGGTTATAGTATTAATTGCCCTTTCTACTTCTGTTCGGGCTTCTTTTATGGTTTTTCCTACTTCATAAACAATGGTTCTGGCAAAGTCTTCTTTCCTTTCTTCAAGAAGATTTGCTACCTTCAGGAGAATTTTATATTTTTCATAGGATGAGAGTTTCTTAAGTTTTTGAAGACCAATTTTTGCTTTTTCTACTGCTTTTTGAACATCTTCAGGAGAGCCTTTGGGAACTTCTCCGATTTTTTCCTGGGTGTAGGGATAAATAACATCTATCTTTTCTTCTTTATCTACCCTCTGCCCACCAATTATCATCGGAAGCTTTATCATAGTTGTATGCCCTCCTGACTTTATATTATTTTAATACAAAATTGTTAAATTTTGGGGAGATTTAATGATTGAGTTTATTCAGGGAAATATTGTTGAAAAAAATGAGAACTACATTGTTATTGAGAAGGGGGGAATAGGGTTTAAAGTTTATGTGCCTTATGAAATTGAAGATGGAAAGGTCTATACAAAATTAGTAGTTAGAGAAGATGGATTTTTTCTATATGGGTTTAAAAACAGAGAAGATAGGGATTTGTTTGAACAGCTTACAGGTATAACAGGGATTGGTGTAAAACATGCTTTTTCTATTTTAAAAAGATTTACCGGTGGAGAGGTTATTCAGATTATAGATGAAGGGGATGTTCAGGCTTTAATGGATGTGCCTGGGATAGGTAAAAAAACCGCCCAGAGAATTATTTTTGAGCTTAAAGGAAAATTACAGTTTTTTGAAAATGAGTTATTAGAGGATATTGTAAATGCTTTATTATCCCTTGGTTTTGAAAAAAAAAGATGCTGTATGGGCTGCAAGAGAAGCTCTGAAAGAAACTAAAGAGCTTGAATCTGCAATAAAGAAAGCCCTTCAAAAACTGTCTGAAAAAGGATAGAATTTTATAGCTTTATATAAAAATTATAAAGGTGTAGGAAGGTGTGGATTTTAGGAGAACATGATGAACCGGTAAGAAAGACTCGTAAGTCTATACTGGAGCTAGTTGGAAATACCCCTTTAATAAAATTAGAAAAATCCCTTCCAGATGATATAAAGGAAAAACCTGTTGAGATATATGCAAAATTAGAGGGATATAATCCCGGTGGCTCCGTTAAAGATAGACCTGCCACCAGAATGATTGTTGAAGCAATTCAGTCCGGTAAGTTAACAAAAGACAAGATTATTCTGGATGCTACCTCAGGTAATACAGGTATTGCACTTGCTATGGTTGGAACTGCCCTGGGATATAAAGTTGAGCTGGCAATGCCCTCAAATGTAAGTGAAGAAAGGAAAAGAATTATTCAAGCTTACGGAGCTAAAATACACTACACTGACCCGCTACAAAGCACAGATGGGGCAATCCTATATGTCAGAGAGCTTATAGAAAAATATCCCGATAAATACTATTACATTGACCAGTATAATAATGATGCAAACTGGCGTTCCCATTTTTACTCAACAGCTGTTGAGATATGGAATCAGACTAATCAAAGGATTACACATTTTATAGCCGGTATTGGAACCGGCGGAACAATAATGGGAACAGGTAGAAGATTAAAGATTTTTAATCCTGATATTCAGATAATAGGTGTTCAACCTGACAGTCCTTTTCATGGAATAGAAGGGCTCAAGTATATAGAAACATCCATTAAACCAGGAATTTTTGACGAAAATAGGTTAGATAGGACAATGTTCATAGGAACAGATATTGCTTATGAAAGGGCAAGAAGTCTTGCCAGAAAAGAGGGGGTATTTGTAGGGCAGTCATCAGGAGCAGCCTTTGAGGCTGCTATCCAGATTGCAAGAGAAATAAATGAAGGAGTTATTGTTTTTATATGCCCTGATGGCGGCGAAAAATATCTGACAACTGCCCTATGGGAAATTTAAGGGTCTTTATTATCTGCTTCAACTGCTGCAATTAACCTTTCTGATATATCAGGTAAAGCTGCCCTTACACGAACCCATGCAGACATTAATGGAACACCGATAGGGTCATTTCTAAAATCTTCTTCTGCCAATTTTAGAGCCTCTACAAAAGCTTCTATAGCTTCAATCTCTGCATGTCTGTCATATTCAAGTCCATTAATAAGAGAAAGGGCATTATATTTTTCTATCGCATATCTTGCTTCCTGTAGATAAGTAGTTAGTAATGTCCTGAAAAATCCCCCTGAAAAAACAAATCCATCGTGAGCAAGAACCCTAAATAGTGTTTTTGCTATATCAGATGCCATTTTTACAAGTCCGACGGATGTTTCTCCTTTTTTAATTTTTTGATGTTTATGTTCATAAGTTTCCATCACCTCAACCTGACATACACGGTTAAATGAGGTGTTATTATAAACTTCACTGAGCATTGAAACCTCGAGTCCCCATGTCGGAGAAATTCTAATTCCCCTTGCTAAACTTCTGATAAATGCAAACTCCCCGGAAAGTGCATATCTGAAACTATCAAGGTATATAAGGAACTGTTTATGCCCTAGAATTTTCATTAATGCACGGATTAAAGGAGTATAGAAAAGTCTTGTTACCCTGCCATATAGTTTATTAGTTACCCGTGCGTAATATCCCTTGGCAAATTCAAAATCAAGAGCTGGAGAAACAACAGGGTAAAACAGCCTTGCAGGCAACTCCCTTGAATAGTTAACAATATCACAATCATGTAGGGCTATTGCATAGGCATTTACATCGGAAAGTATGTATCCCAAGCTCATCCAGACAGATCTACCTTTACCGGGAATATCAACTGTAAATCCTGCTTCTCTAAGAAGTTTATATAGTTCTTGCATACGGGGACCATCATGCCAGATAACATCAACCTTTGTTGGAATTTCTGACATTATTTTTTTGACTTTTCTAAATTCCTCCTCAGAGGCTCTATCAAGGGATAAGACTATTTTGTATAGATATTTTATTTTTTTAAGCTCCTCAACTATTTTTGGCATTGCAGGGCCTTCAAATTCTGAGTATAAAGCAGGTAAAAGCAATACCATGTTTCTCCTTTTTGCAAAAAGTTGCAATTCATACTCAAGTTCTTCCAGTGTCCTTGTGTTAAATCTTTGTAGTGTTGTTATGACGCCATTCTGGAAAAAGTCAGCCATAAGACCCTCCTCTTACCATATTTTTATTAAGTAATCTTTCATATTTTCAAATATTTCAGCCTGTTTGTTGTAATATTCTTCAGCTTCATCATCTGTTTTGTCTTTAAGCTCATTAACTAAAGAAGCTACCCTTGCATTATAAAGAGGTATCATTGTATCAAGGAGTTTGAATTTCTGTCTCGGTGTTGCATGAAAATAAGCTGCGTATCTATAAACGATACGAACCCAATTTTCTATAGGAAAAATAAAGTTTTCCGGATTTTCTTCCATATAAAGTTTTTTGATTAATCTAAAATCTTCTTCTTCTAAAATGGATTTCCATACACCACCGAAGTTATTATAACCAATTTTAAAATACTCAATAAGTCCCTGCTGATCTATCTCAAATGGCTTTGGTTCTTGTCCAACATAATCCCCAAGAATTGGGACATCCTTTGAACCTTTAACTTTTTTCCAAAAACTTTCATACTCTTCCATAAGTCTAAATATTGTTCCTACTACTTCCCTATACATCTGGGACAGGTCTTTTCCTGGGTCTTTCTCCTGATGAATTTTTGCCCCCAGTCTTGCCTGACAAATTTTATAACCATCTACAATGGCTGTTGTTGTCATCCATATATCTATTCCAAATTTGGCAACTTCTGTTTCCCACACATCTTTATCAAGATAATCTTTTATCAGTTTATAGGACATACCAAAATCACCGCCTATAGGTTGGCGAATTCTGTATCCATAAAGGGCACGGGTAAGGTTATAGGCAATAGTATTTGTTATAGTCCCATCAAATTTGTATCTTTTGTAGTAAGGACAAACATAATCATATCCTTGATATATTGGTTCTATCACATTTTTAACCCATTCCGGCGTGATAGACTTAAGGTCCGAATCAAATGTGGCAACAGCCTCTGCCTTCAAAAATTCTGCAGCTTCAAAAACAGCTCTTAAAGCAGAACCTTTACCGGGTATTCCTCTGTAGATAGTTACTATTTTTTCTATGTTATATTTGGAAATATCTGTGTTTTCTGCAATTTCCCTTGTATCGTCTGTAGAACCTCCATCTGAGACAAATATCAAACATTTCTTGTCTTTGAAATACCTATCAAGACCTTCTGCTACCTGTTGAATTACATGGGATATTGTTGTCTGACTATAATAAGCAGGAATACCTACCACTATATCTGCATATCCAAGCTGTTCTATTTTTTTTCTGGCATCCTCCCTTAAAGCTGTTGAAAACCTTACCGGTGGAAGTTGAAGCATTTTATCCTCCTATGATTAATATTGAAATATCCATAACATTGGTTCCTGTAGGACCTGTAATGATTAGGTCTCCTGTTTGTTTGAAAAAGTTATATGAATCATTGTTTTCCAGATATTCATCAATATTTAAACCAAGTTTTTTTGCTTTTTCATAACTGCTTTTGTCTATTACTGCCCCTGCTGCATCTGAGTTGCCATCTATTCCATCTGTCCCTCCGGAAAGCAGAACCATCTTCTCTGTATCTTTTATCTCTTGTAATGCAGAAAGACAAAATTCCTGATTTCTTCCGCCTTTGCCATTGCCACGAACTGTTACTGTTGTTTCTCCTCCAATAAGGATACATACAGGTGGTTTAAATGGATTTCCAGATTTTTTAATTTCTTTTCCAATGGCTGTAACTGCCTTAGCTACTTCCCTTGCTTCTCCTTTTAATTGTGAGGTAAGTATGTAAGCAGGCATTTTTTCTTCTGCTTTTTGTTTTGCCTTTTGGAGCGCTATAAAATTGCTGCCTATTATGTAATGTTTTATATTTGGATTTTCTGATTTTGGGGTATCAGGAATTTCTCCTTTTAAGCCTTTTAATATTACCTGACGGACTGTTTCAGGAATTTTATCTAAAAGGTTGTATTTTCTTAAAACATTGTAAGCATCCTCAAAGGTTGAAGTGTCATAATACATAGGTGCTGAGCCTATTGTGAAAAGGTCATCTCCTATTACATCTGAAATTACCAAAACTATTCCCTTTGCCTTTGTGTATGAGGTAAGTCTACCTCCTTTTATCATAGATATATGTTTTCTAATTATGTTTATTTCTTCTATAGGAACAGAGTAAGAAAGGAGAAGATTGGTTAGCTTTTTTAAGTCTTCAAGGGTTATAGGTGGAATAGGCTTTTCTATTAATGCAGAACTTCCACCGGAAAGCAGATACACAAAAAAGTCTTCTTTTTTAAGACTTTTTAATCCGTTTATTATTTCTTCTGCTCCTTTTATGCTATTTTCATTTGGAACAGGATGTCCACCTTTTATGACTTTTATTTTCCTAAGAGTTTCATAATAATTACAAACTACTAATCCATTTTCAATTTTGTTTTCAAGGATATTTTCCAGAACTTTCGCCATCTCAATGGAAGCTTTACCACTTCCAAAGATATAAATTCTTTCTGGAATCTGGTATGTATCACCGGAGATTATAAGTTTGTTATCGACGATTTTTAAAGTTTCAGGAATAAGATTTTTAGGTTTTACACTCTCCACCGCATATAAGAATATATCAACTACCATCTGGCGTAAGTTCATCTATTAATCTCCTAACAACCGCATTCCATCCTTTGCTGCCGGGATATGGAGCCTTAATCAGGTTTTCTAATTCCACATTTTCGTATTCATTATTAATTTTTGGTATAAGAACTGGGATGTCAACATTTTCAAGCATCGGAATATCGTTTTTGCTATCTCCTATTCCTATGGTTATGATATCCCCTATATTCTTTTTGAATATATCTGATGTGATTTTAACAGCCTTTCCTTTGTCCTGATTTTTTCCTATTAGGTGATAAAAACGACCACCTTTTGTGATTTTTAGACCATTTTTTTCTGCAAGTTTTTCAAGCTGTGGTAAAAGCTGGGGTTTTTCTGTTATAAATGGTTCTGTAAATTCCCTTTGTTTCGCAAGTTTTGCCTTTTCTAATGGAAGATCTGTTAAAGCTGCTATTTCTTCAACAGACATATCACCGAATCCTTTTAGGCCAAATTCATTTTTTACCTTGTTAAAGAACTCCCTTATTTTCCGGTAGGTTTCCCCCAGTATAATAACCTGATAATTATCCTTTACTGGAGCATCAATACGGAAATTTCTGTAGCCAAGAGGAAAAAATATTGCTGCCCCATTTTCAACAATAAATGGCTCTTTTATCCCTATTTCCTTTTGAAGAAGTTCAACTTCTATTCTTGTTTTGCTGGTGGTAAATATCAAAGGAATTTTGAGCTTTTTTATTTTTTCAAGACTTTCTATTGCATCTGAATATGAATAATCTTCGTGATTTAGCAATGAACCATCAAGGTCTGTAAATATAACTATCATTGCTCACCTATTGGGATTTTTACTGTAAATTTTGAGCCTTTTCCAAGTTCACTATGGACTTCAACTTTGCCGTTATGGGCTTCGGTTATATGTTTTACAATAGATAATCCAAGTCCTGTTCCACCCTCATTTCTGCTTCTTGATTTATCTACCCTGTAAAATCTTTCAAAAATAAGGGGAACGGCTTCCTTTGGTATTCCTATTCCTGTGTCTTCTACTGTAATTGATACATATTTATCATTTCTATTTGCATAAACTTTTACAAAGCCACCGGTTTTGTTATATTTAATTGCATTTTCTATAAGATTTTTCAGCAAAATGTTAAATTTCTTTTCATCTACAAAAACAGAAAAATCTTTGTCCACCTGATTTTCTAGGGAAATTTCTTTTTCGTTTGCTATATGCTGAAGGTCTTCAAAAATCTGTTGTATCATGCTGTATAGATTTATATGACTTTTTTGGATTTTGTCTTCTTTTGATTCTATTTTTGCTAAGATAAGAAGGTCATTTATCAAACTATCCATCTGGTTTATTCTTTTTTTGGCTTTTGATAGAAAATTTCTTATTAGTTCTAAGTCTTCCTCCTTTTCTATGGTCTCTATAACTCCTTTAAGGACTGTGATTGGTGTTTTAAGTTCATGGGAAACGTTTGATACAAAATCCTTTTTTGCCTGTTTATAAAGTTCAAAAGGTGTTATATCTTGAAAATGAATTACTTTCTGACCATTTATTTTAAAAACTCTGGCAAGGAATATATCTTCATCTATTGTTATTTCTTCTTTTAGTTCCCCCTGTATATCAGCATTTATCAACGAATATAAATAATTATTTTTGATTATTTCCGAAGGCAGAGGCATCT from Persephonella sp. includes these protein-coding regions:
- the glnA gene encoding type I glutamate--ammonia ligase; this translates as MAMIQCQTPDDVLRVISEKGVVFIDLKFSDPFGQWQHLTIPAHEFSAESFEEGIPFDGSSIRGWKGIQESDMLLIPDPKSAFIDPFIDDPNISLVCDVVDPITREPYSRDPRQIAKKAIEFLKSTGIGDVAYFGPEAEFFIFDDIKFSNGPNHSYYEVDSIEGWWNTGREEMPNLGYKTPYKRGYFPVPPLDKMAEIRRDMVKTLEEVGITVEREHHEVGTAGQGEINFRFSDLVTTGDNVLKYKYVLRNVGYRHGKFVTFLPKPIAGDNGSGMHTHFSIWKNGENQFAGDQYAGLSEIALYAIGGIIKHGKAIAAFTNPTTNSYHRLVPGFEAPVKLAYSARNRSAAIRIPMGSASPKAKRIEVRFPDASSNPYLAFTALLMAAIDGIENKIHPGEPLDKDIYSLPPEELANVPSTPASLQEAIDALKEDMEFLTKGGVMDEDFINMWIETKQEEVDAIRLVPHPKEFELYYDI
- the cysM gene encoding cysteine synthase B translates to MWILGEHDEPVRKTRKSILELVGNTPLIKLEKSLPDDIKEKPVEIYAKLEGYNPGGSVKDRPATRMIVEAIQSGKLTKDKIILDATSGNTGIALAMVGTALGYKVELAMPSNVSEERKRIIQAYGAKIHYTDPLQSTDGAILYVRELIEKYPDKYYYIDQYNNDANWRSHFYSTAVEIWNQTNQRITHFIAGIGTGGTIMGTGRRLKIFNPDIQIIGVQPDSPFHGIEGLKYIETSIKPGIFDENRLDRTMFIGTDIAYERARSLARKEGVFVGQSSGAAFEAAIQIAREINEGVIVFICPDGGEKYLTTALWEI
- the ruvA gene encoding Holliday junction branch migration protein RuvA, translating into MIEFIQGNIVEKNENYIVIEKGGIGFKVYVPYEIEDGKVYTKLVVREDGFFLYGFKNREDRDLFEQLTGITGIGVKHAFSILKRFTGGEVIQIIDEGDVQALMDVPGIGKKTAQRIIFELKGKLQFFENELLEDIVNALLSLGFEKKRCCMGCKRSSERN
- a CDS encoding aldehyde dehydrogenase family protein; translation: MIKLPMIIGGQRVDKEEKIDVIYPYTQEKIGEVPKGSPEDVQKAVEKAKIGLQKLKKLSSYEKYKILLKVANLLEERKEDFARTIVYEVGKTIKEARTEVERAINTITLSAEEAKRIPGEYVHIDASPNGKGKKGFYFREPAGIVAAITPFNFPLNLTAHKIAPSIAAGCPFILKPSERTPLSPTMLCELFLEAGVPEEAVSIIPGFADVGQAMTTHPDVRVVSFTGSLKVGEIIAKQAGLKKIVMELGSNSAVVVDEDANLEIAAKKAVAGGFAVAGQVCISVQRILVHEKVADRFYKLLKQEVSKLKFGDPMDEETDVGPVITVDEVNRIQSWIQEAVEKGAKVERGGIACSEEKTVFQPTVVVDVPEESKLFYEEAFAPVVTVKKFKNMDEALALVNKSNYGLQVGVFTNNIKNAWKFIEGAQVGGVIINDIPTFRADNMPYGGVKGSGIGREGPRFAIEDYTEIKVIVFDLNA
- a CDS encoding glycosyl transferase; its protein translation is MADFFQNGVITTLQRFNTRTLEELEYELQLFAKRRNMVLLLPALYSEFEGPAMPKIVEELKKIKYLYKIVLSLDRASEEEFRKVKKIMSEIPTKVDVIWHDGPRMQELYKLLREAGFTVDIPGKGRSVWMSLGYILSDVNAYAIALHDCDIVNYSRELPARLFYPVVSPALDFEFAKGYYARVTNKLYGRVTRLFYTPLIRALMKILGHKQFLIYLDSFRYALSGEFAFIRSLARGIRISPTWGLEVSMLSEVYNNTSFNRVCQVEVMETYEHKHQKIKKGETSVGLVKMASDIAKTLFRVLAHDGFVFSGGFFRTLLTTYLQEARYAIEKYNALSLINGLEYDRHAEIEAIEAFVEALKLAEEDFRNDPIGVPLMSAWVRVRAALPDISERLIAAVEADNKDP
- a CDS encoding P-II family nitrogen regulator, whose amino-acid sequence is MKKVEAIIKPFKLDEVKDALTEIGVYGMTVTEAKGFGRQKGHTELYRGAEYVIDFLPKLKIEIVVDDEMVEKVVETIANAARTGRIGDGKIFVIPVEDVIRIRTGERGPEAI
- a CDS encoding PilZ domain-containing protein, with the protein product MDERLKALESFKSATNTQLTEILLLIFIILFLVLVFIAIIYFRKTIKARFLKKFFYKNAKEKGLSDRIIDILWKYSKKLNRDPFLSLEVKASFEKVIDQYVNENQNYDEELIKESRKKLGFDYIPPFVPLTSTKDIELFQGGRLNYQNQTFPVSLYDKDEKYMYWLLVDVVSPPDLKGKRVKIIFLRRDDAIYTLEGEVSDIVKEGGKVILQIPHHIDMKRTQRRQYARVEIDIPVRTKILSEVKPQIITAEGRDISAGGIRICIPQDKRKTTGIGVGTELEIDFELDGKKLKINGQVVNIVERKNTVCYGIKFKNIKPSDEAFILKFVKKKQQKLKELIKNKFG